GGCCAGCAGGTGACTGGAGACCAGCACCGCCCGGCCACCGGTGGCGTACCGGCGCAGCACCCGGCGCATCTCGGCGATCTGCGGCGGGTCGAGCCCGTCCGTCGGTTCGTCCAGCACCAGCAGTTCGGGCAGGCCGAGCATGGCCTGGGCGATGGCGAGCCGCTGCCGCATCCCATGGCTGTACGTCTTGATCCGGCGGTGGATCGAGTCACCGAGCCCGGCGATCTCGATCGCCTCGTCGAAGTGGGCGTCGGCGAGCGGTCGCCCGGTCGCCCGCCAGTACGAGCGCAGGTTCGCGATCCCGGTCAGGTGCGGTAGGAAGCCGGGCCCCTCGACCAGTGCGCCGATCCGGGAGAGTACCGGCGAACCGGGAACGAGCCGGTGCCCGAAGACGTGGATCTCACCCGCGGTCGGCTGGGTCAGCCCCATCAGCACCCGCAGGGTGGTGGTCTTGCCGGCACCGTTCGGGCCGAGCAGGCCCACCACCTGCCCCCGGTGCACCTCGAAGTCGACCCGGGAGACGGCGACGAAACCGTCCGCGTACTCCTTGCGCAGTCCCCTGATCACCAGCGGGATGTCCGCGTACTCGGCGGTGACCGAGGTGTCGTGGCGACGGTGCCGACGGCGGACCACCAGCAGGACCACGACGAGCCCGACCACGATCGCGGCGAGCAGCGCGGCCAGCGCCCAGCGCCACAGCACACCGGTGGTGGCGATCGGCTCCCCGGCCACCGTGGGCAGGGTGATCTGGTCACCGCCGAGACCGACCGAGTAGACCGCCGGTGCGACCGGGGTGGCGTAACCCTGGTCGGAGGTGGCGACCACCAGCGCGAGCCGGTGCCCGGCCTCGACCCGGTGCACGATCCCCGGCAGGGTCACCCGGACCGGCGCCGCACCGGCCAGGTCGGCCGGGAGGCCGCTCAGCCGGACCGGTGCGATCAGCCCGCTGGGCAGTTCGGCGGTACCGTCCGGGCCGAGGTCGTAGAGCTTGACGAAGAGCACCGCCTCCCCGGTCGGCGAGGCGGCCCGGACCGAGACGGTCGGCGACCCGACCACGTCCACCGGCTCGGCGAGCGGCTCGGTGACGAACCGGGCGTGCTGTCCAGGCAGGTCGCCGGCGACCCCGCCGACCACACTGGAGAGCACCCCGGCGAAGGGCACGGTCGAGATCGCTGCCGGGTTGCCGTTCGGCGGGTTGGCGATCTGCTGCGGCGGTCCGGCGACGGTGACCGTACGGATGCCGCCCCCGGCCGCGGTGTCGGTGCCGGTCAGCCCCGGGTAGTCGGCGGTCCGGAACCCGGTGGCGACCAGGCCCCGGTCCAGCGCGTCGAAGCCGGCCAGCCGGGACCAGGTGAAGCTGGTGCCGGGATCGGCCCCGTCGCCGCGTACGTAGTGGTCGAGCCACTGCACGGTGAGGAACTTGGTCCGGTCCTGGTCGGTCTGGGGCCCGGCCCCGCCGTCGTGGCCACCGGTGAACCAGGCGACCCGGACCGGGGTGCCGGCGGCGGCGATGCCCCGCGCGTTCGCGTCCGCCTCGGAGAGCGGGAAGAGCGTGTCGGCCTCGCCCTGGATCAGCAACGTCGGCGCTTTGATCCGGTCGAGTACGCCGGCTGGGCTGGAGCGGCGCAGCAGTGCGACCGCCTGCTCGGTGGCGCGCCCGGTGGTGGCGATTTCCAGGTAGGCGGCGCAGACGTCGGCGGCGAACCGCCCGCAGGCGGGGTTCGGCGCGCCGGCACCGGGACCGGTGCCCGGCCCGATACCCGGGGCGGGTTCGGTACCCGTGACGGCGCCGGGGACGGTGCCGGCGGCGGGGCCGCCGAGCCCACCCGGGCCGCTGCCGCCGCTGCCGAAGAAGATGCCGGCCCAGCCCTTCTTGAACACCCCGTCCAGGGTGGGTCGGCCGCTCGACTCGGGCAGGAACGAGGCGGCCAGGTCGTGCCAGGTGATCATCGGAACGATCGCGTCGACCCGGGGGTCCGCCGCGGCGAGCAGCAGGGCGAGGCCGCCGCCGTACGAGCCGCCGACGACGCCGACGCGGGGGTCACCCGCCGCGTCGGTGCGGATCTCCGCCCGGGCGGCGAGCCAGTCGAGCAGCCGGGCGGCGTCACGTACCTCGAAGTCGGGGCTGTCGAGGTGGATCTCGCCGCCGCTGCGTCCGAAGCCCCGCGCGGTGTACGCCAGCACGGCGTACCCCTGCCCGGCCAGGTCCTCGGCGTCGGTGCGGACCGAATCCTTTGTCCCGCCGAAGCCGTGCGCGAGCAGCACCGCCGGTACGGGCCGGTCCGCGCTGGCCCCCTCCGGCAGGTAGAAGGTCGTGTCGATGTCGACGGCCTGGTTGCCGTCCGGGCCGGACTTGAGGCTCAGCAACCGGTTCTCGGTCCGGAAGGAGTCCTGCTCGGGCCAGACCGCCCAGCCGACGACGGCGGCGAGTAACGCCACGACCAGGGCTGACGCGCCGAGCCGACGCCGGCCGAATCGGCCCTTCACGGCGTCCCGGATCGGGTCGCTCCGGACAGGACACGGTGGCGGGCACGGCGGAGCCGGGACGGCAGCGCGGAAGGCATGGGCACACCGTACGGGCCAAAACCTGTGCTGTGGCTGAGATCCGCCGTACGTCCGTCCGGTCAACCCGAACGTCGGCCAAATCGGGTCGTATGAACATCCCAGGCCCAAAGCGAGGGGGACAAATTCGGACTATGTGAATTCCGATTTACTGGACATAAAACTCAATCGATACATGTCGCTTGACAATAGGCACACAGAGTCACGATTTTGAGTACCCGTGACCACGGGAGCGCTACTGACGTGAAACCGACTGTTCGTCATGGATGGACGGAGTCGGGCGTTCAGTTAGTTTTCCGCTCCGGTGGGCGGGACCCCGGCGGCCTCCCGGCGCCCACCACCGGATCCTGGCCGTCGCCGGAGGAGATGCACGATGACAGTTCCCGCGCAGCGGCCCCGACGATGGCCGAACGCGCCCGGAAAGGCACTCCGCCTTTCCCTAGCGGTGATCTTGATAGCGCCGATCGCCGCGCTCTTCGTGCAGCTACAGGGATCGGTTGACGACGATCAGGAGTTGGCCGTCCGGGAACAGCACGGAATCGAGTACCTCCGCTCCCTCGCCGACGTCACCGTGGCCCTGACCGAGGCGCAGTCAGCGGCCGTGGCGGGCCGCCCGGTGCTCCGCGAGGCACTCGCCACCGCGGTGGAACGGACCACCGTGATCGACACCCGGCTCGGTGCCGAGCTGCGCACCCGCGAACGCTGGGCCGGCGTACGCGCCAAGATCGAGGCGCTTCCGGATCGCGGCGCCACCGCACCGGACGCCGTCTTCACCGTCTACCGCGAAGCGGCCGACCTGCTGCTCGCCCTCTACGACAAGGTCCGGGAGAGCTCCGGACTGATGCGTGACCCGGAGGCCGACTCGTACTACCTCCAGGACGCGGTCGGCGAAGAACTGCCGTTCGCCCTGATCGCGGCCGGTCGCCTCGCCGACCTCGCGGTCCTCGGCGCGGCCCGGCGACCCGCCGAACGGCTCCGTACGGTGGTCGAGCTCACCGCCGCCCGCACCTCCCTGCTCGACCCGGCCGGCGACCTGATCGAGTCCCTCCAAGCGGCGGTCGACAGCACCGAGAGCCCCAACCTCGGCGGCAACCTGCTCAACCAGCTCGACAGCTACCAGCGGGCCATCGAGGCTCTCGCCGCCGCCTCCGCCCTGACCGACGGCACCTCCGCCGCGGACCTGACCCAGATCGCGGCCGCCCGGGTCACCGCCCACGCCGCCGCCGAACAGCTCTCCACGATCATCCTCACCGAACTCGCCGCCCTGATCGACGCCCGCGTCGACCGGCTCGCCCGGGACCAGCAGATCACCATCGGCGCCGGTGTCCTGGCCCTGCTGCTGCTACTCGCCCTGATCGCGGCGATCCTGCTCGGCGGCCGGCGGCACCCGGCGGCCCCGACCGCACCGAACATCCCCGACACCCCGTCGGCCGAGGTCACCGGAACCGAACCCGGACGCTGGGACGCGCTGGTCGAATGGTCGGCCGCCGGACCGTCGGGGGCTCCCGCCGGAACGCCCGCAGCCCGGCCGGTCGCCGCCGCCGGCGCCGGTACGGGCGGCGACAGCCCCGGGACCTGGGGGCGCACCGATGCTGCTCGGTAGGCTCCGGATCCGGGCGAAGCTCGCGCTGCTCGTCATCACCCCGCTGCTCAGCATGGTCGGTCTCGCCGTACCGGTGGTGGTCGAACGGGTCAACCAGGCCAGCCGCGCGGCCGAGACGGCCGAGACCGTACGCGTCGCCGGCCGGGTCGGCTCGCTGGTGCAGGAGCTGCAACAGGAACGGCTCCTCTCCATCGGCTACCTGATGAACCTCACCGACCGCTCCACGCTGATCCAGCAGTCGGCCACGGTCAGCGACAAGATCGCCGACCTGCGGGCGGACCTCGGCGACAAGCTCACCGCGCGGGTGTCGGGCGCGGTCGCCGGGGTGCAGCAGCTCGCCGAACTACGCACCGCCGTACTCAACCGTCGGGCCACCCCGGAACAGGTGCTGGGCAAGTTCGGCCCGGTACACGTGGCGCTCATCGACGCACTCCAGCTCTCCTACGAGGTGGACACCGCCACCCCGCAGGGACGGCAGGTCGTCGCACTCGACGCGGTGCTCCGTACCGACGAGGGAATCAGCGCCGGGGCATCGATCATCGTCCTCGTGGTCGCGACCAGGAACCAGGGCGCGATCACCGCGTACATCAGCAACATGGCCGCGCTCCAGGTCAGCACCAGCCAGTTCAGCGCCTTCGCCACCCCGGAACAGAACGCGCTCTACCGGCTCGTCGAGGACGCGGTGGCGAACCGCACCAGCCCCGAGTTCCTCACCACGTTCGCCCAGGACCCCGAGGGCACCATCGCCGGCTTCTCCATGGCCCGGCTCTTCCCCGCCGTGTCGTCCCTGATCACCCTGGGACAGTTCGTGGAGAAGCGGATCGTCACCGACGTCATCGCCCAGGTCACCGCCGAGCAGCGCGCCGCGCTGACCACCGCGTACTGGGTCGGCGGGCTGGTGCTGTTCATCCTCCTGGTGGTCGTCCTGCTGAGCCTGGCGGTGGCCCGTACGGTCGCCCGCCCGCTGATCCGGCTCACCCAGTCGGCCGACCGGGTGGCCCGGGTCGCCGAGGGCGAACTGGTCCGGATCGCCGACGACGAATCCGAGTCGGTCACCCCGATCCGGCTCGACCCGGTCGACATCCGGGCCAAGGACGAGGTCGGTGACCTCGCCCGCGCCTTCGACCGGGTGCAGGGAACAGCGGCCCGGCTGGTGGAACGGCAGGCGGCGAGCCGGCGCAACGTGGCACAGATGTTCGGCCACGTCGGCCGGCGTACGCAGAACCTGGTCGGCCGGCAGATCGCGTTGATCGACCGGCTGGAGCACCAGGAGACCGACCCGACCCGGCTGCAACACCTCTACCGGCTCGACCACGTCTCCAGCCGGCTCCGGCGCAGCGCCAGCAGCCTGGTCGTACTCTCCGGTTCTGCCGGCGCCGACGGACACGTGGCACCGATGCCGCTCGGCGACGTCGTCCGGCTCGCCCTCGGTGAGATCGAGGACTACACCCGGGTCGACGTCGGCGTACGGATCGACGTGGGGGTCGCGCCCGCGGTCATCGGCGATCTCGTACTGACCCTGGCCGAGCTGATGGAGAACGCCACCGCCTTCTCACCGCCGCACACCCGGGTGACGGTCTCGGGCGAGACCGTCGAGGGCGGTGTCCGCCTCACCCTTGTCGACCACGGGATCGGGATGAACGCGGAGCGGTTGGCCGAGGAGAACGCCCGGCTGACCCGACGGGAGCGGCTCGACCTGGCCCCGACCGAGGTGCTCGGACTCTTCGTGGTCGGCCGGCTGGCCCGCCGGCACGGCTGGCGGGTGACGCTCTCGGCGACCTCCGGCGGCGGCGTCACCGTCAAGCTGGACATCGCGGAACGGCTGCTGGTGGCGCGGCGTACCGAGCCGTCGCCGGTCGCGATCGCGCGGGTCAGTGTCCCGCCCGCGTCGCTCAGTTGGCCGGCCGGACCGCCGGCCGCCGAGCCTCCGTCCGCCCCCGCCGCGCCACTGCCGTCCCGGCTGCCGTCAACGCCGGTCCCGGCCGACCTGGTCGGCGTCACCGAACTCAACGCCACCCCGGTCGCGGCGCCACTGCCACCGCTCGCCCCCACCGCCCTGGCCGGGCCCGGTACGGGGACCGAGGACCCGGGCGTCGCCGGCACCGGCCCCCGGCCGGAGCCGGTCGAGCCGGCCGGCGCCACCATCGCGTTCGCCCCAGCCGCGCCGACCGTTGCCGGCATGGCTACCGAACCGGTCTTCGACGCCGCGCTGCTGCACCGGGCGAGCCAGTCGCTCGCCGCCGGGGAGCCGTGGAACGCGTTCGCCGAAGCGCCCGGTGACGGACCCGACGGACCGACCAGCGCGGTCGAGGACCCGGGCGGCACGGCCGGGCCGGCACCGACCACCGGGGCACCCGGGTCCGACGACGCGAGCGCGGCGAGGGCGATGGGACTGCGCCAGCGGGTGCCCGGCGCGCAACTGCCGGTCAAGCCCGGTGCGGCCGCGAACGGCCGGGGCCCGGGCCGCAACAGCGGCCCGCAGCCGGCC
The Micromonospora pisi DNA segment above includes these coding regions:
- a CDS encoding alpha/beta fold hydrolase, with the protein product MRDAVKGRFGRRRLGASALVVALLAAVVGWAVWPEQDSFRTENRLLSLKSGPDGNQAVDIDTTFYLPEGASADRPVPAVLLAHGFGGTKDSVRTDAEDLAGQGYAVLAYTARGFGRSGGEIHLDSPDFEVRDAARLLDWLAARAEIRTDAAGDPRVGVVGGSYGGGLALLLAAADPRVDAIVPMITWHDLAASFLPESSGRPTLDGVFKKGWAGIFFGSGGSGPGGLGGPAAGTVPGAVTGTEPAPGIGPGTGPGAGAPNPACGRFAADVCAAYLEIATTGRATEQAVALLRRSSPAGVLDRIKAPTLLIQGEADTLFPLSEADANARGIAAAGTPVRVAWFTGGHDGGAGPQTDQDRTKFLTVQWLDHYVRGDGADPGTSFTWSRLAGFDALDRGLVATGFRTADYPGLTGTDTAAGGGIRTVTVAGPPQQIANPPNGNPAAISTVPFAGVLSSVVGGVAGDLPGQHARFVTEPLAEPVDVVGSPTVSVRAASPTGEAVLFVKLYDLGPDGTAELPSGLIAPVRLSGLPADLAGAAPVRVTLPGIVHRVEAGHRLALVVATSDQGYATPVAPAVYSVGLGGDQITLPTVAGEPIATTGVLWRWALAALLAAIVVGLVVVLLVVRRRHRRHDTSVTAEYADIPLVIRGLRKEYADGFVAVSRVDFEVHRGQVVGLLGPNGAGKTTTLRVLMGLTQPTAGEIHVFGHRLVPGSPVLSRIGALVEGPGFLPHLTGIANLRSYWRATGRPLADAHFDEAIEIAGLGDSIHRRIKTYSHGMRQRLAIAQAMLGLPELLVLDEPTDGLDPPQIAEMRRVLRRYATGGRAVLVSSHLLAEVEQSCTHAVVVNKGVIVAAGPVEEIVGESPSVQFDVSDPVAARAVFNRLDGVRVLSNGDGTLVVDVDGTARSEVVAELVRAGVGVDRVMPRRRLEDAFLALVGENSRGSGDR
- a CDS encoding sensor histidine kinase, producing the protein MLLGRLRIRAKLALLVITPLLSMVGLAVPVVVERVNQASRAAETAETVRVAGRVGSLVQELQQERLLSIGYLMNLTDRSTLIQQSATVSDKIADLRADLGDKLTARVSGAVAGVQQLAELRTAVLNRRATPEQVLGKFGPVHVALIDALQLSYEVDTATPQGRQVVALDAVLRTDEGISAGASIIVLVVATRNQGAITAYISNMAALQVSTSQFSAFATPEQNALYRLVEDAVANRTSPEFLTTFAQDPEGTIAGFSMARLFPAVSSLITLGQFVEKRIVTDVIAQVTAEQRAALTTAYWVGGLVLFILLVVVLLSLAVARTVARPLIRLTQSADRVARVAEGELVRIADDESESVTPIRLDPVDIRAKDEVGDLARAFDRVQGTAARLVERQAASRRNVAQMFGHVGRRTQNLVGRQIALIDRLEHQETDPTRLQHLYRLDHVSSRLRRSASSLVVLSGSAGADGHVAPMPLGDVVRLALGEIEDYTRVDVGVRIDVGVAPAVIGDLVLTLAELMENATAFSPPHTRVTVSGETVEGGVRLTLVDHGIGMNAERLAEENARLTRRERLDLAPTEVLGLFVVGRLARRHGWRVTLSATSGGGVTVKLDIAERLLVARRTEPSPVAIARVSVPPASLSWPAGPPAAEPPSAPAAPLPSRLPSTPVPADLVGVTELNATPVAAPLPPLAPTALAGPGTGTEDPGVAGTGPRPEPVEPAGATIAFAPAAPTVAGMATEPVFDAALLHRASQSLAAGEPWNAFAEAPGDGPDGPTSAVEDPGGTAGPAPTTGAPGSDDASAARAMGLRQRVPGAQLPVKPGAAANGRGPGRNSGPQPADPSVVRALIEEFEAGVRRAHRQQPATAATTGATPRGTAPEVAPIGAGPVQLTRRVPGSNLDVSGPTPRWDRPRSFAARVDDPEAVRDLVTQFEAGVARALSEVRPDHRHEEETPR